The Sphingomonas sanxanigenens DSM 19645 = NX02 genome includes a region encoding these proteins:
- a CDS encoding VOC family protein, with product MADFIPPAPNSASPFADMRGHHVAVRTPDLQAALDFYVGTLDFRVVAKWDYADEQLAYVSPATDDHFYVEILGGGDPQPQEVRTYTDLGSSLGWAGYHHFCLNVDSVEATVETLRTRGVTIVAEPFVLEAISRKLAFFCDPFGNLIELAEVLA from the coding sequence CAGATATGCGCGGCCACCATGTCGCGGTGCGCACGCCGGACCTTCAGGCCGCACTCGACTTCTACGTCGGCACGCTCGATTTCCGCGTCGTCGCCAAATGGGACTATGCCGACGAGCAGCTCGCTTATGTGTCGCCCGCGACCGACGATCATTTCTACGTCGAGATCCTCGGCGGCGGCGATCCCCAGCCGCAGGAGGTGCGGACCTATACCGACCTCGGCAGCAGCCTCGGCTGGGCGGGCTATCACCACTTCTGCCTGAACGTCGACAGCGTCGAGGCGACCGTCGAGACGCTCCGCACTCGCGGCGTGACCATCGTCGCCGAGCCGTTCGTGCTCGAAGCGATCAGCCGCAAGCTCGCCTTCTTCTGCGACCCCTTCGGCAATCTGATCGAGCTGGCCGAGGTGCTCGCCTGA